One stretch of Scylla paramamosain isolate STU-SP2022 unplaced genomic scaffold, ASM3559412v1 Contig39, whole genome shotgun sequence DNA includes these proteins:
- the LOC135097979 gene encoding uncharacterized protein LOC135097979 yields MLREMQPARRQAAHLSVCAYHTHSHTNGGPTTPKSSRRNKCNVVTSSEVTTESDTPAEPDLVSFCATLGNNRALRVPTLFKPDGDYQTVADMVGGSHSITESTTSHEESLDEARSASSHRRSRGQELQARQGHRPSHGDPDYSYAHPVKKQYLPPPLHCPPLTATGV; encoded by the exons ATGCAGCCAGCAAGGAGGCAAGCGGCTCATCTGTCAGTGTGCGCCTACCATACCCACAGCCATACCAACGGAGGGCCAACGACACCCAAGTCTAGCCGCAGGAACAAATGTA ATGTGGTGACAAGTAGTGAGGTCACCACTGAATCTGACACACCTGCTGAGCCTGACCTGGTGTCTTTCTGTGCTACCCTGGGCAACAACCGAGCCCTGCGAGTCCCTACCCTCTTCAAGCCAG ACGGGGACTACCAGACTGTGGCTGACATGGTGGGTGGCAGTCACTCCATTACAGAGTCAACCACCAGTCACGAGGAAAGTTTGGACGAGGCCAGAAGTGCGTCATCCCACCGCAGGTCACGGGGACAGGAACTGCAGGCCAGGCAGGGTCACCGTCCCTCCCACGGCGACCCGGATTATAGCTATGCTCACCCTGTGAAAAAGCAGTaccttcccccacccctccactgTCCTCCACTGACAGCAACAGGTGTATGA